From Acidovorax sp. FHTAMBA, one genomic window encodes:
- a CDS encoding methyl-accepting chemotaxis protein, with protein MAASLANNRSVARQVTLTAITLVAVVLVLVGLAIAVLTERSTRAQVVSSVGNTAQSVAQSLDAADNTNRELVQLTMRGFQRYFEANMHLDEATGELRSYGALVNEDYGSVDKFASETGGIATVFAKKGDDFIRITTSVKNDKGERQQGTPLGRTDPAYANVSKGEPYTGVTVVGGKPYMGHYLPAKDASGKVVGLLFIGNDISVFHAMLQKQVTQTKFFEHGGTYVINPGTSLDQAAFVYHPTASGKRVLEAYPQARPFFEALAASPDGFVREAAPVLGSDAQDPWALMRKTSGGWWVVAEVPDGEAMASQQRVTMAVWALMAVAVALLAIGLFLMLRRSVSRPLQDLTQAITLVAQGDLTETFRTTRRDEIGALVQEVEGMRQRYTQMLQQVRTAVDSITTASAEIASGNQDLSARTEATASSLAQTAQSMDQLTATVRQSADAARQANQLASTAAEVAARGGKVVGEVVTTMGDINQSSRKIADIIGVIDSIAFQTNILALNAAVEAARAGEQGRGFAVVASEVRSLAGRSAEAAREIKALIGASVERVESGARLVQNAGSTMDEIVGSVKRVGDIIGEITAASGEQSDGIGQVNTAVNQLDQMTQQNAALVEESAAAAQSLREQATRLAGAVQVFKLSQADDGEALHTLPAPAPMRSITSG; from the coding sequence ATGGCCGCATCCCTCGCGAACAACCGGTCCGTCGCGCGCCAGGTCACGCTCACGGCCATCACACTGGTTGCCGTGGTGCTGGTGCTGGTGGGGCTGGCGATTGCCGTGCTGACCGAGCGCAGCACCCGGGCGCAGGTGGTGTCCAGCGTGGGCAACACGGCGCAAAGCGTGGCCCAGTCGCTGGACGCAGCAGACAACACCAACCGTGAACTGGTGCAGCTCACCATGAGGGGCTTTCAGCGCTATTTCGAGGCCAACATGCACCTCGACGAGGCCACGGGCGAGCTGCGCAGCTACGGGGCGCTGGTCAACGAGGACTACGGCTCGGTCGACAAATTTGCCAGCGAAACCGGTGGCATCGCCACGGTGTTCGCCAAGAAGGGCGACGACTTCATCCGCATCACCACTTCGGTCAAGAACGACAAGGGCGAGCGCCAGCAGGGCACCCCGCTGGGGCGCACCGACCCGGCCTACGCCAATGTCTCCAAGGGCGAGCCTTACACCGGCGTCACGGTGGTGGGTGGCAAGCCCTATATGGGGCACTACCTGCCGGCCAAGGACGCCTCGGGCAAGGTGGTGGGGCTTCTCTTTATCGGCAACGACATCAGCGTGTTCCACGCCATGCTGCAAAAGCAGGTGACGCAGACGAAATTCTTCGAGCATGGCGGCACCTACGTGATCAACCCCGGCACTTCGCTGGACCAGGCAGCATTCGTGTACCACCCCACGGCGAGCGGCAAGCGCGTGCTGGAAGCGTACCCCCAGGCACGCCCGTTTTTTGAAGCCCTGGCCGCATCGCCCGACGGCTTCGTGCGCGAAGCCGCCCCGGTTTTGGGCTCCGACGCACAGGACCCCTGGGCCCTGATGCGCAAGACCAGCGGCGGCTGGTGGGTGGTGGCCGAGGTGCCCGACGGCGAGGCCATGGCCAGCCAGCAGCGCGTGACGATGGCGGTGTGGGCCCTGATGGCGGTGGCGGTGGCGTTGCTGGCCATCGGCCTGTTCCTCATGCTGCGCCGCAGTGTCAGCCGCCCCCTGCAGGACCTGACCCAGGCCATCACCCTGGTGGCGCAGGGCGACCTGACTGAAACCTTCCGCACCACGCGGCGCGACGAGATCGGCGCGCTGGTGCAGGAGGTCGAAGGCATGCGCCAGCGCTACACGCAGATGCTGCAGCAGGTGCGCACGGCGGTGGACAGCATCACCACCGCCAGCGCCGAGATTGCCAGCGGCAACCAGGATCTGTCAGCGCGCACCGAGGCCACGGCCAGCAGCCTGGCGCAGACGGCGCAGAGCATGGACCAGCTCACCGCCACGGTGCGCCAGTCGGCCGACGCCGCACGACAGGCCAACCAGCTGGCCAGCACTGCCGCCGAGGTGGCCGCACGCGGCGGCAAGGTGGTGGGCGAGGTGGTGACCACCATGGGCGATATCAACCAGAGCTCGCGCAAGATCGCCGACATCATCGGCGTGATCGACTCGATAGCGTTCCAGACCAACATCCTGGCGCTCAATGCGGCCGTGGAGGCCGCCCGCGCGGGTGAACAGGGCCGGGGCTTTGCGGTGGTGGCCAGCGAGGTGCGTTCGCTGGCCGGGCGCAGCGCCGAGGCCGCGCGCGAGATCAAGGCGCTGATCGGCGCGTCGGTGGAGCGGGTGGAGTCGGGCGCGCGCCTGGTCCAGAACGCGGGCAGCACCATGGACGAGATCGTGGGGTCCGTCAAACGGGTGGGCGACATCATTGGCGAGATCACTGCGGCCTCGGGCGAGCAGTCCGACGGCATCGGCCAGGTCAACACCGCCGTCAACCAGCTCGATCAGATGACGCAGCAGAACGCCGCGCTGGTGGAGGAATCCGCCGCCGCCGCACAAAGCCTGCGCGAGCAGGCCACGCGCCTGGCCGGGGCGGTGCAGGTGTTCAAGCTGTCGCAGGCGGACGATGGCGAAGCGCTGCACACCTTGCCAGCGCCGGCTCCCATGCGCTCGATCACGTCGGGTTAG
- a CDS encoding hotdog fold thioesterase → MPIWKKPATLAIINAANHNTAAEHLGIEITELGDDFVRGRVPVDHRTVQPFGLLHGGVSVVLAESLGSIGAYYASPEGHHAVGLDINANHLRSATSGWVTGTARPVHIGRTTQVWQIEMANDAGELTCVSRLTMAILAPR, encoded by the coding sequence ATGCCCATCTGGAAAAAACCCGCCACCCTGGCCATCATCAACGCCGCCAACCACAACACCGCTGCCGAGCACCTGGGCATCGAGATCACCGAGCTGGGCGATGACTTTGTGCGGGGCCGTGTTCCGGTGGACCACCGGACGGTGCAGCCTTTTGGTCTGCTACATGGCGGGGTGAGCGTGGTCCTGGCCGAGTCGCTGGGCTCCATCGGCGCCTACTACGCCAGCCCCGAAGGCCACCATGCGGTGGGTCTGGACATCAACGCCAACCACCTGCGCTCGGCCACCAGCGGCTGGGTCACGGGCACCGCACGGCCCGTGCACATTGGCCGCACCACGCAGGTGTGGCAGATCGAGATGGCCAACGATGCGGGCGAGCTGACCTGCGTGTCGCGCCTCACGATGGCGATCCTGGCGCCCCGCTGA